In Apium graveolens cultivar Ventura unplaced genomic scaffold, ASM990537v1 ctg8610, whole genome shotgun sequence, the genomic stretch aaaacatgtCTGTTCTTTGTGATAGTCTGCAACTCATTTTTTTCATTCACAGTGCAATCAAAATATATACTACGGATGAGAACTCTGATATGTCTAAAGAATTTATTGAAGAAGGCTCGTCAACCACGACTAAACGAGTGATATGCAAAGACCGCGAAGCGCGTCATGAACGATTGGAGAGAGATTATTTTGCTCAAAATCCAGTATACCCTCTAGATACATTCCGACGACGGTTTCGAATGGGAAGACACGTGTTCCTTCGAATTGTGGATGCTCTTTCAAATTTTGATCCATATTTTCAGCAGAAGGTTGATGCATTGGAAAGAAAGGGCCTATCACCTTTACAAAATTCACGGCGGCCATACGCATGTTGGCATATGGAATTGGAACGGATGCAGTTGATGTTTATGTGTGCATTGGTACGTCCACTGCAATTGAATGCTTGAAAAAATTTGTTAccaatattattttaatttttgagaGTGAATATTTGCGAAAGCCAAACTCAAATGATGTACAACGTCTCATAAAAATGGGAAAGGCTCGCGGTTTTCCCGGAATGATGGGGAGTATTGACTACATGCATTTGCAGTGGAAAAATTGCCCTAAAGCATGGAAAGGGATGTTCATGAGGGGTCATAAAGGAGTTCCAACAATATTGCTTAATGTTGTTGCCTCATCGGACCTATGGATATGACATGCATTTTTCGGAGTTGCTGGTTCTAATAACGACATGAATGTGTTAGACCGATAACCGATATTTGATGATGTACTAGAAGGTCGTGCTCCTGAGGTAAATTACAATATTAATGGTAACAACTATAACATGGGGTACTATCTAACAGATGGAATCTATCCTGAATGGGCTACGTTCGTGAAACAATTCCACGCCCATAGGGTGAAAAGAGAAAATTGTTCTCCAAATATCAAGAAGGTCATCGAAAAAACATAGAAATGACATTTGGCGTGTTGCAATCTCAATTTGCAATTGTACATGATCCAACACAATTTTGGGATAAAGAAGATCTCGCTAAAATAATGAGAGCGTGTATTATACTACATAATATGATCGTTGAGGATGAGAGAGACACATACGTCACTCCCTTTGGCGCTTTACCATCTTACGATGATGCAACATATGGCTTACCGCCTCCAAACTTAGGCGAAGAATCTTTAGCCTCTAATGAAATGTATATCGGAAGGACTATCCAACTTTGTAACAGGCAGAAACATCGTCAACTACAATTCGATCTGGTTGAGCATATCACAATGTTCCATAATAATGATTAACTAGCTCTGtagcccgtgcaatgcacggaCATGCTCTATATTGGGCGAATCGATATTATTTTAgtttttcttgttgataatatTTCATGTTGTCCCCCCTCCTAATGATGATGGATTTATTTTTGTATATGAGTAGATTTTTATTTTGATGACATTGGTGCAATAGTGTTTATCTACAATTAACGTAGAGACTTGTAGTGACATTTCTTGTTTTTTACTGTTAAGGACGATCCATGGaaattttttagaaattttagtaATATTACATAATATAGTTGTTTGTTTACATaagattttattttataattgttatttgaattttagtattcTTCAATTTTAATTTCCGACCTCAGTAACTCTTTCCCCTCTCtcaaaaaatattaataaatccACATCTCACGGCATACTAAGCGCTTTCGGGTTGTATTTTAATATGTAAACTTTACCaagattatttattttagttaatattaTCCGTTCATGCCATAATGACGGAGTAAAATACCAATATAAACCAACATTATCAtatattttatgaattatgaagACCATAAGTTAAAGGTTTTTTTTACATAAATTcacacatacatatacatatatatatgtgtgtgtatatattatatatacatatatatatatgtgtgtgtatttatatatatatatgtatgtatatatatatatatatatgaaagcccataatttatttatttttgtgtaaatacaaaaatataataCTTAAAGTATGACATGGttagatataaatatatattcagttagagGTATCAATGGTTCTGATCCACataatcatatttaatatataaGTTTATCTAGTTCATTTGTTTGTAATATTTAATTCGCAAATGTTTATAATAGATCTAAATATTAGTGTTAATGTGATAAATATGGTATATGTCAGTCAACTGTGTTATTAAAGGTCACTGGTAGGCTGTGATAATATCATTAAAATTAATGACGAACAATAATATTTTGtacaaataaaatttattataatttaaatgtactaccactttttataaataacatgattttgtactcaagtttctcatgtattaatattatttattttgttataatattattattattattattattattattattattataattattattaatataatataaataataattattattattattagaatttttaatatatatgttttataaacctgctattaaaatgaaatattttttctttttaatgaaatttaaaattattactattaatattaatatttaattttactttatatttaaaattcacttatttatattattaatttgataattaataatgTATGTATTCTCGTTTTTAGAATTTAACTTACGTTAAAAATAAGGACAATTTTTGTAGACAAAAAAATTTGAATCATTAACTAAAAGGGAAATTTAAGGGAAATTTCATTTGAAATGAGGGTTTTTAATTTTCGGAGCAAATAAAAAGGATAAGACAATACTACTCCATGCCAAATAGAAAAATAAACTGAgggtaatataatattttttattgtcTTGCTCTGATAATTAAGAACCTGCTCTGAAAATATAACATCTCTaactaaattattatatatatacatatatacgtaCATACGTACATATGTATGTATACATGCGTGCATGTATTTctataataattagttataaatGAATATGTATATATTAAGTATGCAATTATTAATCTATATTAGTAAGTCATAACTTAGGTATTATATGATCCATGCATATATCTctataataattagttataaatatatatatatattaagtatgcaACAACTAATCGATATTAATAAGTTAATGATGTGAtaacttatgtattatatgaattcTTATGCAATGGTTATCATTTAAATTTTTATACTAATTTTTAATAGAGTATGTAAATTTTAtgaagaaattatttttaatgacttacatattaatgatgttttaattgaggtaataaaaattacatgaatgaatctgtattaattatataataatgaatGAGTATTAATGATTAAAACAAATAATGTTTGGATATTAATTAATGTATTTATGATTAAATAATGAATGAGTATTAATGGTTAAAATAAATATTGTATGGATATTAACTATTATATTCATGATTAAATTTGCTCATTAATTACCGTATCTATGATTAAATAATGAATGAACATTAATGGTTAAAACAAATATTATATGAACATTAATTATtgtatttatgattaaatttgcTCAGCGAACCCTTGTTGCTGTATTAGATATATAATAGATAGATTTGTTTCAGATGTAATATTTTAAATTGTCATGTTcttgtaatattttattttttaattatgtaatgtattttaataataagtaatatttttatttttaatcttattaatatttaatttttaaattttaaattttaaacacGTTTAATCGGAGTGGGTCACTTGATTTACCGAGCCCATGAAGAAGGAGATGGCAGTGGACTTGGGTCACTTGATTTACCAAGCCCATGTTTTGCTTCAAAAATAAGGAAATGGCACTTGCTCGGCCTATATAATACGGCTTAGGGTTAGGGATTAGCACCCGTTTATTGTAATCAATTTCATGTAATCATGGTTTTGGAGGTGAAATCGAGTTGCAGCCGATTGATTTCTTTTTCTACACGAAGCTGtctcatcatattcaatctctcaaTCGCCCCTTTTTATTAATTATAAGGTGTCAATTTCAAGACTCAATTCACTTGTACAATCTTTTATGAGTataatttatgttttttttttagTTTAATTCTTCATTTTTATTCGAATTTCTGAATTACTTGTagaaacaatgaagaaagtgctccacGAATCTCGTCCCCGTCCCCGTACAGTTTCAACTCAAGTTTGAAAATGTTTTTATGTTTCCTGCAAGCAATTGTTGGGCTCACTGCTCACCATTTCATGGAGTGCAGAGATTCTTAAGGTCCTCTTCTTGTACAATCTTTTAtgagtataattttttttttatatttaattcttcatttttatttgaatttctgAATTACTTGCAGAAACAATGATTGTGTGTAAAGTGTATGAAGAAGAAATCTAGAATGGATACGTTCACGTTCATTTTTGGTTGATCTAGCTTTGTGTGTAAAGTGTAAGTAAGACACTGGCTACGACTTTGTTTCTGTAAAACGAATCTGCATGTTTATTATTAGTTATCTTTTTGGCTAGTGCAAACATAAACTAGAAGCAATAAAGAGGATTAAGCAGCAGACATGTTGACCATCATTTTATATCTTGCATATTTTCATGTTCAGTAATCATTCATGTGCATTACTTTTACATGAGAAGGTCTAGTAATAAGTTCCTTTAGATTAATATTATTGATCTTGTTATAAACTTATTCTTATAATTTTCTTAACAAGTGCCCTGGTTTTCAGCAATTGTTTGAGGAAGCTGTTGCAGGCCATCTAAATCCATAGCATCTGACCGTGATTTGCTCAGATGAAGCCTCAAAATATTATTACTGTGGATTCTTCTTTAATGTCCATCCAATTATTTAGAGCAGCTGCACCTGCAACCTACTAGATGCGGTAATGCCCAGAATAGTACATGGGTGCAGAAAGCAAAAGGTGCAGATAATTACTTTAGTctcttcatctttttcaaagaCCCTATTTATATCTTTTTGCATATATAGGATAATAGGATGCCTCCGCTGGACCTTTGTTGCACTGTGGAGCAATCAGCTTTTGTTTCTTTGAAGTTCCAGCAGTCTCCAGTGCTTCTTTCGGCCTGAGCTGCTGCATAAGAATCTCGCTAAATAAGGGGTTCTGAAATGCTTTGGCCATGCTAATGAACATCTGCTGTTGCTTCTGTTCAGTCCTTCTCAGCCTCTCTTTAACAGATAACAGATAATTATCTGCATTCTCCTGTTCCTTTTGGATATTCATAATTTCAGTCCTCAACCTGTCGGTATCACTCTGTAATTGTTCGAGTTCTGCCTCCTGTATAAGGCGCTCTCCATCACTTGAATGCTGTGAACTCTTTTCATCCCTTAAGACATGCTGCTCAGGTTGCTGTAAATTGGTATAAGTAACACCGCCTCTCTTGTAGATGCTTCTCAAAAAAATTGAGTTTTGAATATGGTTCTCCCTGATCATGAGCCAACTCAGTCCGCATTTGTAGCATTTTCCGAcctttcttttaatcaattcGTCAAACAATCTCAACAAAATATATACAGCAACAAATATAATCCACCAGAATTGAAATACTACCCAACATATTACTGATGTCATCAGTGCAACCATATTGCCCTGGTTTTCTGCAATTGCTTGAGGAAGCTGTTGTAGGCCATCTAAATCCATAGCATCTGACCGTGATTGGCTCAGATGAAGCCTCAAAATATTATTACTGTGGATTCTTCTTTAATGTCCATCCAATTATTTTAGAGCAGCTGCAACCTACTAGATGCGGTAATGCCCAGAATAGTACATGGGTGCAGAAAGCAAAAGGTGCAGATAATTACTTTAGTctcttcatctttttcaaagaCCCTATTTATTATCTTTTTGCATATATAGTAGATAAATACTTGGTATTCCTTCCGTTCCTCTGCGGTAATTGTTCATATTCCCAATTGAATACTTCTTAGGCGATTGTTCAGATTCCTGATTGGCATATGATCTTTAGATATATAGTCTTACCTTTTCACAACTGTTGAAGGAATTAACTTTAGTGAATAAATGAGGTCACAAATATAATGCCTTGCTAGCTTGTAATCAGGGTCTTAATTTTAACCATCCAGTCTTCTGTTGTAGACAACAACGAAATATTAAATGTGTACAGGCTCTTTTTAACAATGTTCACTAAATTAATGTGCTTCTCTGATTGGTTTGTGTACCTTTTTCGTAACTTCCTGTACCAGATCTAGACGCTACTCTATTCCCTGATGATGGCCGTACAGTATTTTTAGAATAAACTTTCTTGTCGAATATGGACTGATAGTATTTGTTTAATGTAAAAATAAACTAACAGCGCCATAATTTAAATAGGAATTTCCTTCTTCTTGTTATACTTGGTATTTGAATAAACACCTTTTAATTCATAGAGTAATTGACAATGTTGGAATTTGAATTTGTAAAACGTAGATGTAAAACGTATAAATTTACAGCAGACAAAAGTTTTCCATGGTGTGATTTGTTAAAATGATGATTTGAGTCCATAAAGTGCTTCTATTAATTTCAGCTTAATTGTAATTTGGAGTCGATGTCTATTATTCAGGTCTTAAGCTTACTAGAGATACTGAACGGAAGAATTTGTATGCTGATTTTGATGTGCATACAGTTGAGGAAACTTTTCCCACTAAAACTTCTCGAGTTGCATCTTGGATGAAGTAATTCTATTATATGCCAATCAAGTATTCCTTTGGCTAAATATTTATGCGAGTTttttttaaatgctataatttgTCATTTTATGCTATAAAATTACTAAATCTATGACGACACTATTAAATTTGGTGTTATGCTTTGACATGTAGTTTTCTGTTTTTCTGATGTTTTTGTGTGTGCTTGATTTCTTAGAACAGTAAAACAAGTTAAGGAATAGATATTTTAAGCTTGAAATGCAAGAGAATCTGATAGGATTCagttagagagagagagagagacgctGGTGGAATAATAACTTCTATTTTCTGAATAATAGTTCAAACATGAACGTAATTAAAATATTGATGATCTTTTTATACTAAACCTCTACTTACAGTAATAGATTACAACACCCTTGCTATACTACTCTAGCTTTTCTGTCCTTAACCCCTCCTTCAAAACTATtctttaaaacaggaatccaaggCCTTCTGTTGCGCACAGTATATTCTTGAACTTTTCTGTAAAGATTTGTATAATTGTACTTCATCAATTTGTTATCCATTTATGCTGCAACCACTTTCTCACTTTCTGCTCAGCCAAAAACTTAAGGGCCCAGTGGTCCGGCTTAATGAAAGAAGTGATTATCCATGAGATATGCTGTCCCAATTGCCTATGTATATGCATATGAAATGAACAGAAGTATATTGAACGTAATAAAAGGGTGCAAGGTCATCTTTCATTTTGCTATGCTTATAGTATTACTTGTATTGTCATATTGGTTGTAGTTGCACGGCCGCTTCAAACATCATCTGGGAAGATAAAGTAAAAATTCATTTGATGAAGTATTGGATCATGTATGCAGCACCTAATTATAGCATGTGCTTGATTATAATGATTTTTTCTTTTTAACTACAGAGTGGTACAAGTACAAGCATATTTTTTTGTGGGGAATGCTTCAACGTCGCAATGGAAGGAAATATAGTTGAAGACGTGAATATTGATGAAACGTGAATATGGTTGATGCGTGATTCCAAACCACCAAACCAGTCATCTTATAATTCTGCTAGAATTCTTAGAGATTGACCTAAAGGTTATTTCTCTAGTTAACATTATAGATTGTAATGTTTTCTTTTTCAAACTTAGATAATAATGTTTATTTGTTTCAGTTTAATTATTATATcgtaaaataattttttaacatGTGTGTCAGACAATCCCAAAACCCATCCTTCGCCAATTATATCAAAAAGGGTCGCCATATTACGAGTCTATCTAAAATTTTAAAGTGTGATACGAAATTACGCACTAACCAAATTTTTTCTaaatattaactaacatgcaatatCGATAAAAAGTAGATATTCTTATCTGTCACTCATTGCATTGAGCTTGACCtggttaatattcttatttatcTTCTGCAATTTGTTAGTGCAAGAAGCTTGACCTAGTTTTCAGAGGGAGAACTAGAGGGCACTGGAGGGAGTCTCGGTATCTGTCAACTGTTTAAGTTGGCAGAAATTTTAGtgttaaattttgaaaaaaaatataaaataatgtaATTTGGTTTCTTCAAATATTAGTCGGTCCCCCGTAAATTTTATTTCTGGTTCCGTCCTGTTAGTTTTTAACTCCTATATAATAAGAATGACATGTAAATTACACGTAGGTGCTCCTGTATGTAATATTTTATAGTCGATATAATTAATTTAGATATTTAAGTAGATAATTAGAAATAAACCCATATTTCGGGCGCCAAAGTTCGAACTCCACAAAATCAACGTTGTATTAAAACTATATAAATTTAGAAAAATCTCATAACTATTAAATCATGAACTGTTACTCATATTTAAAATCCTTTAAACatttttgtcaaaaaaaatatGACTTGAAATTTCAAAACATACTTGAAAAATATATGTGATATAGTCATATGGAACAAATATTGAAGTAGACAATGAGTGGGCTTGGCCGCGGGAGTGGGGCACTGAATCCAATTTAGACTTTAGGCATCAATATTGGGCTTAAATGACTGTTGTCTTCAAAAATCTCAAAATAACACCAAATTGTAATATGTTGTTAGACCAGAGATTTTGAATgcaaaaactgaattttattataaaatccaagCTCTTACCTTAGTATATCTGAAAATTAAAGTGAATAACTGTAATGAATTTTTCGAGTTTTGTAAAACAAATCtcgattttattaaagaaaaagtgaATAAAAGTAGGGGATGAAGATAAATATGGAGATAGAGATAGGTAGAAAGGGTGAAAAAGAAGGTAGGGCGGATAGGGTTAGGTGAAATTAGGGCGGCCGACTCTCATGCGAGAGAGAGAAGTTATTTTAATTAATGGTTACTATTAACTTCAACAATAATTGTCCAACATAGATCTTTGTCATGGATATTATTAGTTACCAACAACATTTTTTGATTTGCATGCAATATTTCGGAAAGATGTAGTTGATGAAAACATATTTTATTTGGTGTTTGCTGAAACAACATAGACCATAGAAATGTTGTAATTTCAGAGAGAGAAGAGTTTATGGATTTAGAAATGTGAATTGGTATTTCTGTAATTGATTTTAAAACTTTTTAGTTATGACATGCAGCAAATTAACAGAAAAAATGCTCACCGGCCAGCATGAGTATTTGTACAG encodes the following:
- the LOC141705164 gene encoding uncharacterized protein LOC141705164, with amino-acid sequence MLAYGIGTDAVDVYVCIGTSTAIECLKKFVTNIILIFESEYLRKPNSNDVQRLIKMGKARGFPGMMGSIDYMHLQWKNCPKAWKGMFMRGHKGVPTILLNVVASSDLWI
- the LOC141705165 gene encoding uncharacterized protein LOC141705165, translating into MTFGVLQSQFAIVHDPTQFWDKEDLAKIMRACIILHNMIVEDERDTYVTPFGALPSYDDATYGLPPPNLGEESLASNEMYIGRTIQLCNRQKHRQLQFDLVEHITMFHNND